One Williamsia phyllosphaerae DNA segment encodes these proteins:
- the rplW gene encoding 50S ribosomal protein L23, with the protein MTVIQADPRDIILAPVISEKSYGLIEDNVYTFFVHPESNKTQIKIAIEKIFDVTVESVNTANRKGKRKRTRAGYGKRKDTKRAIVTLSPDSKPIEIFGGPVG; encoded by the coding sequence ATGACTGTCATCCAGGCAGATCCGCGCGACATCATCCTCGCACCGGTGATCTCGGAGAAGTCCTACGGACTCATCGAGGACAACGTGTACACGTTCTTCGTGCACCCGGAGTCGAACAAGACGCAGATCAAGATCGCGATCGAGAAGATCTTCGATGTCACGGTCGAGAGCGTGAACACGGCCAACCGCAAGGGCAAGCGCAAGCGCACCCGCGCCGGGTACGGAAAGCGCAAGGACACCAAGCGCGCCATCGTCACCCTCAGCCCTGACAGCAAGCCCATCGAGATCTTCGGAGGTCCGGTCGGCTGA
- the rplB gene encoding 50S ribosomal protein L2, whose amino-acid sequence MAIRKYKPTTPGRRGASGADFAEVTRDHPEKSLVRPLHGRGGRNAHGRITTRHKGGGHKRAYRLIDFRRNDKDGINAKVAHIEYDPNRTARIALLHYIDGEKRYIIAPKGLNQGDVVESGATADIKPGNNLPMRNIPTGTQIHAVELRPGGGAKMARSAGASIQLLGKEGAYATLRMPSGEIRRVDVRCRATVGEVGNAEQSNINWGKAGRMRWKGKRPTVRGVVMNPVDHPHGGGEGKTSGGRHPVSPWGQPEGRTRKNKSSDQLIVRRRRTGKNKR is encoded by the coding sequence ATGGCTATTCGTAAGTACAAGCCGACGACACCGGGCCGCCGTGGCGCCAGTGGCGCCGACTTCGCCGAGGTCACCCGTGACCACCCGGAGAAGTCGCTCGTCCGCCCGCTGCACGGTCGGGGTGGTCGCAACGCACACGGCCGCATCACCACTCGTCACAAGGGTGGCGGCCACAAGCGCGCCTACCGGTTGATCGACTTCCGTCGCAACGACAAGGACGGCATCAACGCCAAGGTCGCTCACATCGAGTACGACCCCAACCGCACCGCGCGTATCGCGCTGCTGCACTACATCGACGGCGAGAAGCGCTACATCATCGCGCCGAAGGGCCTGAACCAGGGCGACGTGGTGGAGTCGGGCGCGACCGCCGACATCAAGCCGGGCAACAACCTGCCGATGCGCAACATCCCGACCGGTACCCAGATCCACGCCGTGGAGCTGCGTCCGGGCGGCGGGGCGAAGATGGCACGTAGTGCCGGCGCCTCGATCCAGTTGCTGGGCAAGGAAGGCGCCTACGCCACCCTGCGTATGCCCTCCGGTGAGATCCGTCGCGTCGACGTGCGCTGCCGCGCCACCGTCGGCGAGGTCGGTAACGCCGAGCAGAGCAACATCAACTGGGGCAAGGCCGGCCGCATGCGCTGGAAGGGCAAGCGCCCGACCGTCCGTGGTGTCGTGATGAACCCGGTCGACCACCCGCACGGTGGTGGCGAGGGCAAGACCTCCGGTGGTCGCCACCCGGTCAGCCCGTGGGGACAGCCGGAAGGCCGCACCCGCAAGAACAAGTCCAGCGATCAGCTGATCGTCCGCCGCCGGCGCACCGGCAAGAACAAGCGATAA
- the rpsS gene encoding 30S ribosomal protein S19, whose translation MPRSLKKGPFVDDHLLAKVDVQNEKGTKQVIKTWSRRSTIIPDFIGHTFAVHDGRKHVPVFVSDSMVGHKLGEFAPTRTFKGHIKDDRKAKRR comes from the coding sequence ATGCCACGCAGTCTGAAGAAAGGCCCGTTCGTCGACGACCACCTCCTTGCGAAGGTGGACGTCCAGAACGAGAAGGGCACCAAGCAGGTCATCAAGACCTGGTCGCGTCGCTCGACCATCATCCCCGACTTCATCGGGCACACGTTCGCCGTCCACGACGGACGCAAGCACGTGCCGGTGTTCGTCTCGGACTCGATGGTCGGACACAAGCTCGGTGAGTTCGCGCCGACGCGCACCTTCAAGGGACACATCAAGGACGACCGGAAGGCGAAGCGGCGATGA
- the rplV gene encoding 50S ribosomal protein L22, producing the protein MSAETLNPTAKATAKFVRVTPMKARRVIDLVRGKSVDEALDILLFAPQAASEPVAKVVASAAANAENNLGLDRRTLVVSQAFADEGPTMKRFRPRAQGRAFRIRKRTSHITVVVESITATGAGAPKRSRTPKKSVAQKSTSKGAQ; encoded by the coding sequence ATGAGCGCAGAAACTCTGAACCCGACGGCCAAGGCCACCGCGAAGTTCGTTCGCGTCACGCCCATGAAGGCCCGTCGTGTGATCGACCTGGTCCGCGGTAAGAGCGTGGACGAGGCCCTCGACATCCTGCTGTTCGCGCCTCAGGCCGCGAGCGAGCCGGTTGCCAAGGTCGTCGCCAGCGCGGCGGCCAACGCGGAGAACAACCTCGGACTCGACCGGCGCACGCTGGTCGTCTCGCAGGCTTTCGCCGACGAGGGTCCGACGATGAAGCGTTTCCGTCCGCGGGCCCAGGGCCGCGCGTTCCGGATCCGCAAGCGCACCAGCCACATCACGGTCGTGGTGGAGAGCATCACCGCCACCGGCGCAGGCGCACCCAAGCGGTCGCGCACGCCCAAGAAGTCGGTCGCACAGAAGTCGACCAGTAAGGGAGCTCAGTAG
- the rpsC gene encoding 30S ribosomal protein S3 yields MGQKINPHGFRLGITTDWKSRWYADKQYADYVKEDVAIRKLLATGLERAGIAKVEIERTRDRVRVDIHTARPGIVIGRRGAEADRIRGELEKLTGKQVQLNILEVKNAESEAQLVAQGVAEQLSNRVAFRRAMRKAIQSAMRQPNVKGIRVQCSGRLGGAEMSRSEFYREGRVPLHTLRADIDYGLYEAKTTFGRIGVKVWIYKGDIVGGKRELTAVAAPAGDRPRRERPQRPRRSGSSGTTATSTDAGRAAAETASAAPVTEAPATVDAGATPTANQEG; encoded by the coding sequence GTGGGCCAGAAGATCAACCCGCACGGCTTCCGTCTGGGTATCACCACCGACTGGAAGTCGCGGTGGTACGCCGACAAGCAGTACGCGGACTACGTGAAAGAGGATGTCGCCATCCGCAAGCTCCTGGCCACCGGCCTCGAGCGTGCCGGCATCGCCAAGGTGGAGATCGAGCGCACCCGTGACCGGGTTCGCGTCGACATCCACACCGCCCGTCCGGGCATCGTCATCGGTCGCCGCGGCGCCGAGGCCGATCGCATCCGTGGCGAGTTGGAGAAGCTGACCGGCAAGCAGGTGCAGCTCAACATCCTCGAGGTCAAGAACGCCGAGTCCGAGGCTCAGCTCGTGGCACAGGGTGTCGCCGAGCAGCTGTCGAACCGTGTCGCGTTCCGTCGCGCCATGCGCAAGGCCATCCAGTCGGCCATGCGTCAGCCGAACGTCAAGGGGATCCGGGTGCAGTGCTCGGGTCGTCTGGGCGGCGCCGAGATGAGCCGTAGCGAGTTCTACCGCGAGGGTCGGGTGCCGCTGCACACGCTGCGCGCCGACATCGACTACGGCCTCTACGAGGCGAAGACCACCTTCGGTCGCATCGGCGTGAAGGTCTGGATCTACAAGGGCGACATCGTCGGCGGCAAGCGTGAGCTCACCGCCGTCGCGGCTCCGGCCGGCGATCGCCCGCGTCGTGAGCGTCCGCAGCGTCCGCGTCGTAGCGGTTCCTCGGGAACCACCGCGACCAGCACCGATGCGGGCCGCGCCGCGGCTGAGACCGCTTCCGCCGCACCGGTCACCGAGGCTCCGGCCACGGTCGACGCAGGTGCGACCCCCACCGCGAATCAGGAGGGCTGA
- the rplP gene encoding 50S ribosomal protein L16, translating into MLIPRRVKHRKQHHPSLKGQAKGGTKVTFGDFGIQALESAYITNRQIESARIAINRHIKRGGKVWINIFPDRPLTKKPAETRMGSGKGSPEWWVAPVKPGRVLFEMSYPDEHTAREALRRAQHKLPIKTRIVTREETF; encoded by the coding sequence ATGCTGATCCCTCGCCGGGTCAAGCACCGCAAGCAGCACCACCCCAGTCTCAAGGGGCAGGCCAAGGGCGGCACCAAGGTGACGTTCGGTGATTTCGGCATCCAGGCTCTGGAGAGTGCCTACATCACCAACCGGCAGATCGAGTCCGCTCGTATCGCCATCAACCGGCACATCAAGCGTGGCGGCAAGGTGTGGATCAACATCTTCCCCGACCGCCCGTTGACGAAGAAGCCCGCCGAGACCCGCATGGGTTCCGGTAAGGGTTCGCCCGAGTGGTGGGTCGCCCCGGTCAAGCCGGGTCGCGTGCTGTTCGAGATGAGCTACCCCGATGAGCACACCGCTCGCGAGGCCCTGCGCCGCGCGCAGCACAAGCTGCCCATCAAGACCCGCATCGTGACGCGAGAGGAGACGTTCTGA
- the rpmC gene encoding 50S ribosomal protein L29, whose translation MALGIVAAELRELNDEDLLERLRESKEELFNLRFQMATGQLDNNRRLRLVRREIARVYTVLRERELGLSAGPDADAKVGDDA comes from the coding sequence ATGGCACTGGGAATTGTTGCCGCCGAGCTCCGTGAGCTCAACGACGAAGATCTCCTCGAGCGTCTCCGCGAGTCGAAGGAAGAGCTGTTCAACCTGCGCTTCCAGATGGCCACCGGACAGCTCGACAACAACCGCCGGCTGCGGTTGGTCCGCCGCGAGATCGCACGCGTCTACACCGTGCTGCGTGAACGTGAACTCGGACTCTCGGCCGGCCCCGATGCTGATGCGAAGGTCGGTGACGACGCATGA
- the rpsQ gene encoding 30S ribosomal protein S17, whose protein sequence is MSDEKDVTVTQPATTERAQRKVRVGYVVSDKMQKTIVVELEDRVKHPLYGKIIRTTSKVKAHDENETAGIGDRVRLMETRPLSATKRWRLVEVLEKAK, encoded by the coding sequence ATGAGCGACGAGAAGGACGTGACAGTGACACAACCCGCCACCACGGAGCGCGCACAGCGCAAGGTCCGCGTGGGCTATGTCGTGAGCGACAAGATGCAGAAGACGATCGTGGTCGAGCTCGAGGACCGCGTGAAGCATCCCCTCTACGGCAAGATCATCCGCACCACCTCGAAGGTGAAGGCGCATGACGAGAACGAGACCGCCGGCATCGGCGACCGCGTTCGCCTGATGGAGACCCGCCCGCTGAGCGCCACCAAGCGCTGGCGTCTGGTCGAGGTCCTCGAGAAGGCCAAGTAG